The following proteins are co-located in the Cupriavidus pauculus genome:
- the fabD gene encoding ACP S-malonyltransferase — translation MKFAFVFPGQGSQSVGMLNAFADHPVVRATLDEASAALGQDIGKLIAEGPAEELNLTTNTQPVMLTAAVAVYRAWLDAGGPAPALVAGHSLGEYSALVAAGVIPFADAVPLVRFRAQAMQEAVPVGEGGMAAILGLSDDDVRAACAEAAAAGVGVVEAVNFNAPAQVVIAGNKAAVEKACEIAKGKGAKRALPLPVSAPFHSSLLKPASDRLRERMAGLAFSAPSIPLVNNVDVAIVNDPDQIKDALVRQAAAPVRWVECVQKMAAEGVTHVIECGPGKVLAGMTKRIDSNLVGGAIFDPASLQETLALLK, via the coding sequence ATGAAATTCGCATTCGTTTTCCCCGGACAGGGTTCGCAATCGGTTGGCATGCTCAACGCGTTCGCCGACCACCCGGTGGTGCGCGCCACGCTCGACGAAGCTTCGGCGGCGCTGGGCCAGGACATCGGCAAGCTGATTGCCGAAGGCCCGGCGGAAGAACTGAACCTGACGACCAACACCCAGCCCGTGATGCTGACCGCGGCCGTGGCCGTGTACCGCGCCTGGCTGGATGCCGGCGGTCCGGCGCCGGCGCTGGTGGCCGGCCACAGCCTCGGCGAGTATTCGGCCCTGGTGGCCGCGGGCGTGATCCCGTTTGCCGACGCGGTGCCGCTGGTGCGCTTCCGCGCCCAGGCCATGCAGGAAGCGGTGCCGGTGGGCGAGGGCGGCATGGCCGCGATCCTCGGCCTGTCCGACGATGATGTGCGCGCGGCCTGCGCCGAGGCGGCCGCGGCCGGTGTGGGCGTGGTGGAAGCCGTCAACTTCAATGCCCCGGCCCAGGTGGTAATCGCCGGCAACAAGGCCGCCGTGGAAAAGGCGTGCGAGATCGCCAAGGGCAAGGGCGCCAAGCGCGCGCTGCCGCTGCCGGTGTCGGCCCCGTTCCACTCGTCGCTGCTGAAGCCGGCATCGGACCGCCTGCGCGAGCGCATGGCCGGCCTGGCGTTCTCGGCGCCGTCGATCCCGCTGGTCAACAACGTCGACGTGGCCATCGTCAACGACCCGGACCAGATCAAGGACGCGCTGGTCCGCCAGGCCGCCGCGCCGGTGCGCTGGGTCGAGTGCGTGCAGAAGATGGCCGCCGAGGGCGTGACCCATGTCATCGAGTGCGGCCCGGGCAAGGTACTGGCCGGCATGACCAAGCGCATCGACAGCAACCTGGTGGGTGGTGCAATCTTCGATCCGGCATCGCTGCAGGAAACGCTGGCGCTGCTGAAATAA
- the rpmF gene encoding 50S ribosomal protein L32: MAVQQNKKSPSKRGMHRSHDHLSVAPLAVEPTTGETHLRHHVSPNGYYRGRKVIKTKND, from the coding sequence ATGGCTGTTCAACAGAACAAGAAGTCGCCGTCCAAGCGCGGCATGCATCGTTCGCACGACCATCTGTCGGTCGCCCCCCTGGCCGTCGAGCCGACCACGGGCGAAACCCACCTGCGCCACCACGTGAGCCCGAACGGCTACTACCGTGGTCGCAAGGTCATCAAGACCAAGAACGACTGA
- the plsX gene encoding phosphate acyltransferase PlsX translates to MTIKLAIDCMGGDHGVSVTVPAAISFLSRHDDAEMVLVGLPDAIAAQLKKLHATDHPRVTVVAATEVITMDDPVEVALRKKKDSSMRVAVTQVKEGKAGACISAGNTGALMAVSRYVLKTLEGIERPAIATTIPNEQGWGTTVLDLGANADCEPEHLLQFARMAEAMVAVVDHKDHPTVGLLNIGEEVIKGNEVVKAAGELLRASELNFYGNVEGNDIFKGTTDIVVCDGFVGNVALKSTEGLAKMIGSMIKEEFTRSWFTKLLAAVAMPVLSRLARRLDPARYNGASLLGLRGLVIKSHGSADAHSFEWAIKRGYDAARNGVIERIAKAFANKSGAAGAATAGPETDTPDPHSDTRAA, encoded by the coding sequence ATGACGATCAAGCTCGCTATCGACTGCATGGGCGGTGATCACGGAGTCTCCGTGACAGTGCCGGCGGCGATCAGTTTTCTTTCGCGTCACGACGACGCCGAGATGGTCCTCGTCGGCCTGCCCGACGCCATCGCCGCGCAGCTCAAGAAGCTGCACGCGACCGATCATCCGCGCGTGACCGTGGTGGCCGCGACCGAGGTCATCACCATGGATGACCCGGTGGAAGTGGCGCTGCGCAAGAAGAAGGATTCTTCGATGCGCGTGGCCGTGACGCAGGTCAAGGAAGGCAAGGCCGGGGCCTGTATTTCCGCCGGCAACACGGGTGCGCTGATGGCGGTGTCGCGCTACGTGCTCAAGACGCTCGAAGGCATCGAGCGGCCGGCCATCGCCACCACGATTCCGAACGAGCAGGGCTGGGGCACCACGGTGCTGGACCTGGGCGCCAATGCCGACTGCGAGCCGGAACACCTGCTGCAGTTCGCGCGCATGGCCGAGGCCATGGTGGCCGTGGTGGACCACAAGGACCACCCGACGGTGGGCCTGCTCAACATCGGCGAGGAAGTGATCAAGGGCAACGAGGTGGTCAAGGCCGCCGGCGAGCTGCTGCGCGCTTCCGAGCTCAACTTCTACGGCAACGTGGAAGGCAACGACATCTTCAAGGGCACGACGGACATCGTCGTCTGCGACGGCTTTGTCGGCAACGTGGCGCTCAAGAGCACCGAGGGCCTGGCCAAGATGATCGGCAGCATGATCAAGGAAGAATTCACGCGGTCGTGGTTCACCAAGCTGCTGGCGGCCGTGGCCATGCCGGTGCTGTCGCGCCTGGCGCGGCGGCTGGACCCGGCCCGCTACAACGGTGCCTCGCTGCTGGGCCTGCGCGGGCTGGTGATCAAGAGCCACGGATCCGCCGATGCCCATTCCTTTGAGTGGGCGATCAAACGCGGGTATGATGCGGCCAGAAATGGCGTCATCGAACGCATTGCCAAGGCCTTCGCCAACAAGTCCGGTGCCGCTGGCGCCGCGACGGCGGGCCCGGAGACAGACACACCGGACCCTCATTCCGATACCCGTGCCGCCTGA
- a CDS encoding beta-ketoacyl-ACP synthase III, with the protein MTKYAKIIGTGSYLPPRRVTNHDLAAQLAEKGIETSDEWIVSRSGISARHWAEPDVTASDLAVKAAEQAIAAAGIERQDIDLIIVATSTPDFVFPSTACLVQQKLGITNHCAAFDLQAVCSGFVYAMSTADKFIRSGSHKNVLVIGTEVFSRILDFNDRTTCVLFGDGAGAVVLTASDEPGILSSAMHADGNHVDILCVPGNVSGGAITGNAFLHMDGQAVFKLAVTVLDKVAREAIAAAEMQADQIDWLIPHQANIRIMQGTAKKLGLPGERMVATVHEHGNTSAASIPLALDVAVRDGRIQPGQTVLMEGVGGGFTWGAVLLRM; encoded by the coding sequence ATGACCAAGTACGCAAAAATCATCGGCACGGGGAGCTACCTGCCCCCGCGGCGCGTCACGAATCACGACCTGGCCGCGCAGCTTGCCGAGAAGGGCATCGAGACCAGCGACGAGTGGATCGTCTCGCGCAGCGGCATTTCGGCGCGCCACTGGGCGGAACCCGACGTCACGGCCAGCGACCTCGCGGTCAAGGCCGCCGAGCAGGCGATTGCCGCCGCCGGGATCGAGCGGCAGGACATCGACCTGATCATCGTGGCCACGTCCACGCCCGATTTCGTGTTCCCGAGCACCGCCTGCCTGGTGCAGCAGAAGCTCGGCATCACGAACCACTGCGCAGCGTTCGACCTGCAGGCGGTGTGCTCGGGCTTCGTGTACGCGATGTCGACGGCCGACAAGTTCATCCGCAGCGGATCGCACAAGAACGTGCTGGTGATCGGCACCGAAGTGTTTTCCCGCATCCTCGACTTCAACGACCGCACCACCTGCGTGCTGTTCGGCGACGGCGCCGGCGCCGTGGTGCTGACGGCCTCGGACGAGCCGGGCATCCTGTCGTCGGCCATGCATGCCGATGGCAACCACGTGGATATCCTGTGCGTGCCGGGCAACGTGTCCGGCGGTGCCATCACCGGCAACGCCTTCCTGCACATGGACGGCCAGGCGGTGTTCAAGCTGGCCGTCACGGTGCTGGACAAGGTGGCCCGCGAGGCCATCGCCGCGGCCGAGATGCAGGCTGACCAGATCGACTGGCTGATTCCGCACCAGGCCAACATCCGCATCATGCAGGGTACGGCCAAGAAGCTGGGCCTGCCCGGCGAGCGCATGGTGGCGACGGTCCACGAGCATGGCAACACCTCGGCCGCGTCGATCCCGCTGGCGCTGGACGTGGCCGTGCGCGACGGCCGCATCCAGCCGGGCCAGACCGTGCTGATGGAAGGCGTGGGCGGCGGCTTCACCTGGGGCGCGGTGCTGCTGCGCATGTAA
- the fabG gene encoding 3-oxoacyl-ACP reductase FabG gives MSKTLENQVALVTGASRGIGRAIALELARQGAMVIGTATSEAGAAGIGEYLSAEGLKGHGVVLNVNDAARCDAVIDEIVKTHGGLAVLVNNAGITQDQLAMRMKDDDWTAVIDTNLTAVFRLSRAVLRPMMKARGGRIINITSVVGSVGNAGQMNYSAAKAGVEGMTRALAAEIGSRNVTVNCVAPGFIDTDMTKVLSEEQQASLKSRIPLGRLGQPEDIANAVAFLAGPQAAYITGTTLHVNGGMYMN, from the coding sequence ATGAGCAAGACGCTGGAAAATCAGGTCGCGCTGGTGACGGGCGCCTCGCGCGGCATCGGCCGGGCGATCGCGCTGGAACTGGCTCGCCAGGGTGCCATGGTGATCGGCACCGCCACGAGCGAGGCCGGCGCCGCGGGCATCGGCGAATACCTATCGGCCGAAGGGCTGAAAGGGCATGGCGTGGTGCTGAACGTGAACGACGCCGCGCGCTGCGACGCCGTGATCGACGAGATCGTGAAGACGCATGGCGGCCTGGCCGTGCTGGTGAACAACGCCGGCATCACGCAGGACCAACTGGCCATGCGCATGAAGGACGACGACTGGACGGCCGTGATCGACACGAACCTGACGGCCGTGTTCCGGCTGTCGCGCGCCGTGCTGCGCCCGATGATGAAGGCCCGCGGCGGGCGCATCATCAACATCACGTCGGTGGTGGGGTCGGTCGGCAATGCGGGCCAGATGAACTACTCGGCGGCCAAGGCCGGCGTGGAGGGCATGACGCGCGCGCTGGCGGCCGAGATCGGCAGCCGTAACGTGACCGTGAACTGCGTGGCGCCGGGCTTCATCGACACGGACATGACCAAGGTCCTGTCGGAAGAGCAGCAGGCCAGCCTGAAATCGCGCATTCCGCTGGGCCGCCTGGGCCAGCCCGAGGACATCGCCAACGCGGTGGCTTTCCTGGCTGGTCCGCAGGCCGCGTACATCACGGGCACCACGCTGCACGTGAATGGTGGCATGTACATGAACTGA